In Nocardia asteroides, a single genomic region encodes these proteins:
- a CDS encoding sulfite exporter TauE/SafE family protein, protein MTPLEMLAVLVAGMAAGTINTVVGSGTLITFPVLLAFGLPPVTANVSNTIGLVPGSISGVIGYREELVGQGARLARLGVASLVGGLIGAVLLLRLPEGAFTAIVPVLIILALILVVVQPRLSRWVARRRERGDSAAPEHGGPVLFAAVGATGIYGGYFGAAQGVLLMGLLGVFVQDDLQRLNAVKNVLALIVNAVAAVFFLVVAEVSWAAVALIAVGSIVGGQIGAKVGRRLPPAVLRGVIVVVGLVAVARLLLG, encoded by the coding sequence ATGACACCGCTGGAAATGCTCGCCGTGCTGGTCGCGGGGATGGCCGCCGGGACCATCAACACGGTGGTCGGCTCCGGCACCCTGATCACCTTCCCGGTGCTGCTCGCCTTCGGGCTGCCGCCGGTGACGGCGAACGTCTCGAACACCATCGGCCTGGTGCCCGGCTCGATCAGCGGGGTCATCGGCTACCGCGAAGAGCTGGTGGGGCAGGGCGCGCGGCTGGCCAGGCTCGGGGTCGCCTCGCTGGTCGGCGGGCTGATCGGGGCAGTGCTGCTGCTGCGGCTGCCGGAGGGCGCGTTCACCGCGATCGTGCCGGTGCTGATCATCCTGGCGCTGATCCTGGTGGTGGTGCAGCCGCGGCTCTCCCGCTGGGTGGCGCGCAGGCGCGAGCGGGGCGACAGCGCGGCGCCGGAGCACGGCGGGCCGGTGCTGTTCGCGGCGGTCGGCGCCACCGGCATCTACGGCGGGTACTTCGGCGCGGCCCAGGGCGTGCTGCTCATGGGGCTGCTCGGGGTTTTCGTGCAGGACGATCTGCAGCGGCTGAACGCGGTGAAGAACGTGCTCGCGCTGATCGTGAACGCGGTCGCCGCGGTGTTCTTCCTCGTGGTCGCGGAGGTGTCGTGGGCGGCGGTCGCGCTGATCGCGGTCGGCTCGATCGTCGGCGGGCAGATCGGGGCGAAGGTGGGGCGGCGGTTGCCGCCCGCGGTGCTGCGCGGGGTGATCGTCGTGGTCGGGCTGGTCGCGGTCGCCCGGTTGCTGCTCGGCTGA
- a CDS encoding GMC oxidoreductase: MDRRAFLKATGAVALGAAAGGALAHAPATANPIWDGLFQEWVPEIFAPLPDAPEHSDALVIGSGFGAAVTALRLAEAGVATTVLERGSRWPNDPRREIFTGDDLPDGRGFWHRTTFTGVTKVPMQFSSFGGVLDCTEYPGIDVWRAAAVGGGSVIFTGAMIAPERRFFDEVFRGAVEYGELDRVYFPRVRRMLRLSPMPADIYGSSPFTHSRAWDDQVRKAGYQPQPNDSIFNWDVLRAELNGGSKPSATVARSNLGNSNGAKFDLNQNYLRDAEATGNCGIFPGHRVDSIGRDGSRYTVALTKLDPTGAVLATRTVTADRLFLGAGSIGSTELLVRAQATGALPNLNEHVGDGWGTNGDVVLARGASSLAGLGQGVPSASRILDESAVPLTLESWYIPGIPFETGALASLGMVLDPARTRLGYDGATGEVGLTWSQRNRDDVVAAARAVDRKIAERAGAMVEYSALGYDANALFTAHPLGGAVLGKATDGYGRVVGHPGLYVMDGAVIPGSTGTVNPSLTISALAERNIEEIIRAGR, translated from the coding sequence GTGGACAGACGCGCCTTTCTGAAGGCGACCGGGGCGGTGGCGCTCGGCGCGGCCGCCGGCGGCGCGCTCGCGCACGCCCCGGCGACCGCGAACCCGATCTGGGACGGCCTGTTCCAGGAGTGGGTGCCGGAGATCTTCGCCCCGCTGCCCGACGCCCCCGAGCACTCCGACGCGCTGGTCATCGGCTCCGGTTTCGGCGCCGCCGTCACCGCGCTGCGGCTGGCCGAGGCCGGCGTCGCCACCACCGTGCTGGAGCGCGGCTCGCGCTGGCCGAACGATCCGCGGCGGGAGATCTTCACCGGCGACGACCTGCCGGACGGCCGCGGCTTCTGGCACCGCACCACCTTCACCGGGGTCACCAAGGTGCCGATGCAGTTCTCCTCCTTCGGCGGCGTGCTGGACTGCACCGAGTACCCGGGCATCGATGTCTGGCGGGCGGCCGCGGTCGGCGGCGGCTCGGTGATCTTCACCGGCGCCATGATCGCGCCGGAGCGCCGCTTCTTCGACGAGGTCTTCCGCGGCGCCGTCGAGTACGGCGAGCTGGACCGGGTCTACTTCCCCCGGGTGCGCCGGATGCTGCGGCTCAGCCCCATGCCCGCCGACATCTACGGCTCGTCCCCGTTCACGCACTCCCGCGCCTGGGACGATCAGGTGCGCAAGGCCGGCTACCAGCCGCAGCCCAACGACTCCATCTTCAACTGGGACGTGCTCCGCGCCGAGCTGAACGGCGGCTCCAAGCCGTCGGCCACGGTGGCGCGGAGCAACCTCGGCAACTCCAACGGCGCCAAGTTCGACCTGAACCAGAACTACCTGAGGGACGCCGAGGCCACCGGCAACTGCGGGATCTTCCCCGGCCACCGGGTGGATTCGATCGGGCGGGACGGCAGCCGCTACACCGTCGCGCTGACCAAGCTCGACCCCACCGGCGCCGTGCTCGCCACCCGCACCGTCACCGCGGACCGGCTCTTCCTCGGCGCCGGCTCGATCGGCAGCACCGAGCTGCTGGTCCGCGCCCAGGCCACCGGCGCGCTGCCGAACCTGAACGAGCACGTCGGCGACGGCTGGGGCACCAACGGCGACGTGGTGCTCGCCCGCGGCGCGAGCTCGCTGGCCGGGCTCGGCCAGGGCGTGCCGAGCGCGAGCCGCATCCTGGACGAGAGCGCGGTGCCGCTCACCCTGGAGAGCTGGTACATCCCCGGCATCCCGTTCGAGACCGGCGCGCTGGCCTCGCTCGGCATGGTGCTCGACCCGGCCCGCACCCGGCTCGGCTACGACGGCGCGACCGGCGAGGTCGGGCTCACCTGGTCGCAGCGGAACCGGGACGACGTGGTCGCCGCGGCCCGCGCGGTGGACCGGAAGATCGCCGAGCGGGCCGGCGCCATGGTCGAGTACAGCGCGCTCGGCTACGACGCCAATGCCCTGTTCACCGCGCACCCGCTCGGCGGCGCGGTGCTCGGGAAGGCGACCGACGGCTACGGCCGGGTGGTCGGCCACCCCGGGCTGTACGTGATGGACGGCGCGGTGATCCCGGGCAGCACCGGAACGGTGAACCCGTCGCTGACCATCAGCGCGCTGGCCGAACGCAATATCGAGGAGATCATCCGCGCCGGACGCTGA
- the leuA gene encoding 2-isopropylmalate synthase yields MSPADAFVSGTRTITAPAKPAPADQPGWNRQQNSAMPSFRYRPYAEEVQPITLPDRTWPDRVIDVAPGWCAVDLRDGNQALIDPMSPARKRRMFDLLVRMGYKEIEVGFPAASQTDFDFVREIITDGAIPDDVTIQVLTQCRPELIERTFEACAGAGNVIVHFYNSTSILQRRVVFRADRAAVKKIATDAAALCLEIEQRYPDTAWRYEYSPESYTGTELEYALDVCDAVSAIIAPTPAKPLIINLPATVEMATPNVYADSIEWMSRNLARRDSIVLSLHPHNDRGTAVAAAELGYQAGADRIEGCLFGNGERTGNVCLVTLGMNMFSRGIDPQVNFSDIDEIRRTVEYCNQLPVHERHPYGGDLVYTAFSGSHQDAINKGLDAMKAVADAADTDVDDLTWEVPYLPIDPKDVGRTYEAVIRVNSQSGKGGVAYIMKTDHGLKLPRRLQIEFSQAIQKITDGEGGEVTPKEMWDVFHEEYLSPIRPLERIRQKVTASETDGGTDAISAVVKVDGVEQEISGTGNGPLAAFVDALAGIGYDVEVLDYSEHAMSAGDDAQAAAYVEVAVGDRVLWGVGIATSITTASLRAVVSAVNRAH; encoded by the coding sequence ATGTCCCCCGCTGATGCATTCGTATCCGGTACGCGCACCATCACCGCGCCCGCCAAGCCGGCCCCCGCCGACCAGCCCGGCTGGAACCGGCAGCAGAACTCCGCCATGCCGTCCTTCCGGTACCGGCCGTACGCCGAGGAGGTCCAGCCGATCACGCTGCCGGACCGCACCTGGCCGGACCGCGTCATCGACGTCGCCCCCGGCTGGTGCGCCGTCGACCTGCGCGACGGCAACCAGGCCCTGATCGACCCGATGAGCCCGGCCCGCAAGCGCCGCATGTTCGACCTGCTGGTCCGGATGGGCTACAAGGAGATCGAGGTCGGCTTCCCGGCCGCCAGCCAGACCGACTTCGACTTCGTCCGCGAGATCATCACCGACGGCGCCATCCCGGACGACGTCACCATCCAGGTGCTGACCCAGTGCCGCCCCGAGCTGATCGAGCGCACCTTCGAGGCCTGCGCGGGCGCGGGCAACGTGATCGTGCACTTCTACAACTCGACCTCGATCCTGCAGCGGCGGGTGGTCTTCCGCGCCGACCGCGCGGCCGTCAAGAAAATCGCCACCGACGCCGCCGCGCTGTGCCTGGAGATCGAGCAGCGCTACCCCGACACCGCCTGGCGCTACGAGTACAGCCCGGAGTCCTACACCGGCACCGAACTGGAGTACGCGCTCGACGTCTGCGACGCCGTCTCCGCGATCATCGCGCCGACGCCGGCGAAGCCGCTGATCATCAACCTGCCCGCCACCGTCGAGATGGCGACGCCGAACGTCTACGCCGACTCCATCGAGTGGATGAGCCGCAACCTGGCCCGCCGCGATTCGATCGTGCTCTCGCTGCACCCGCACAACGACCGCGGCACCGCGGTGGCCGCCGCCGAGCTGGGCTACCAGGCCGGGGCGGACCGGATCGAGGGCTGCCTGTTCGGCAACGGCGAGCGCACCGGCAACGTCTGCCTGGTGACGCTGGGGATGAACATGTTCTCCCGCGGCATCGACCCGCAGGTCAACTTCTCCGACATCGACGAGATCCGGCGCACCGTCGAGTACTGCAACCAGCTGCCGGTGCACGAGCGGCACCCGTACGGCGGCGACCTGGTCTACACGGCGTTCTCCGGCAGCCACCAGGACGCCATCAACAAGGGGCTGGACGCCATGAAGGCGGTCGCGGACGCCGCCGACACCGACGTCGACGACCTGACCTGGGAGGTGCCGTACCTGCCGATCGACCCCAAGGACGTCGGCCGCACCTACGAGGCCGTCATCCGGGTGAACTCGCAGTCCGGCAAGGGCGGCGTCGCCTACATCATGAAGACCGACCACGGGCTGAAGCTGCCCCGGCGGCTGCAGATCGAGTTCTCCCAGGCGATCCAGAAGATCACCGACGGCGAGGGCGGCGAGGTCACCCCGAAGGAGATGTGGGACGTCTTCCACGAGGAGTACCTGAGCCCGATCCGGCCGCTGGAGCGGATCAGGCAGAAGGTGACCGCGTCCGAGACCGACGGCGGCACCGACGCCATCTCCGCGGTGGTCAAGGTGGACGGGGTCGAGCAGGAGATCAGCGGCACCGGCAACGGCCCGCTGGCCGCCTTCGTCGACGCACTGGCCGGGATCGGCTACGACGTGGAGGTGCTGGACTACTCCGAGCACGCCATGTCCGCCGGTGACGACGCGCAGGCCGCCGCCTACGTCGAGGTCGCCGTCGGCGACCGGGTGCTGTGGGGCGTCGGGATCGCCACCTCGATCACCACCGCCTCGCTGCGGGCCGTCGTCTCCGCGGTGAACCGCGCGCACTGA
- a CDS encoding AAA family ATPase, producing MTTNDHNPTSPPWLQSAPADSGDADSDAGARRAQDDSAGAPESEASGEGSGFSGERPGFGPEASGGFGAERSGFGPDSSGGFSADQPGGFSAEPSGGFPVQPSGFGGERQGGFSPSGFPEGSEGFAPPQPGGPYNSGQFAQPQHSGAHPIQPENPGAAPGPGGADPSSGPIYSWAPPPPPQQSPYQQPPLPPQPGPPPGMLGGPGPGPGPQGPQGYGMPPGLPPQPGPGPGPGWQGNPQPFQPQHMLAPGQPGHSVNDLNLLKRARRAPRSGWRRAVHKASGGMINPGESSADLVYRELFDRVNQPVRGDYRIAILSLKGGVGKTTTTVGLGSTFASMRGDRVIAIDANPDLGTLAHRVPRQTRSTVRNLLEDQQITRYSDVRAHTSQAPSRLEVLASEQDPAVSEAFSEADYRKAIGILQSFYNIILTDCGTGLMHSAMAGVLDMASSLVLVTSPAIDGARSASATLDWLDHHGHSKLVERTVVVVNASRRGASTVDLDQLRRLFLDRTRAVQVVPFDDHLAEGAEIDLELVSKPTRRALLELAAMVADDFGYVAAQQYRQGPG from the coding sequence GTGACCACGAACGACCACAACCCGACTTCGCCGCCCTGGCTGCAGAGCGCGCCCGCGGATTCGGGCGATGCCGATTCGGACGCCGGAGCGCGTCGGGCGCAGGATGATTCGGCGGGTGCGCCGGAATCGGAGGCGTCAGGCGAGGGGTCGGGGTTCAGCGGGGAGCGGCCGGGGTTCGGTCCGGAAGCGTCCGGTGGGTTCGGCGCGGAGCGTTCGGGGTTCGGTCCGGATTCGTCCGGCGGTTTCAGCGCTGACCAGCCGGGTGGGTTCTCGGCGGAGCCGTCCGGTGGGTTCCCGGTACAGCCGTCCGGGTTCGGTGGCGAACGTCAGGGTGGCTTCTCGCCCAGCGGTTTTCCCGAAGGTTCGGAGGGTTTCGCCCCGCCGCAGCCCGGTGGTCCGTACAACTCCGGGCAGTTCGCCCAGCCGCAGCACAGCGGTGCGCACCCCATCCAGCCCGAGAATCCCGGCGCCGCACCGGGTCCCGGCGGGGCGGACCCGTCGAGCGGGCCGATCTACAGCTGGGCTCCGCCGCCGCCCCCGCAGCAGTCTCCCTACCAGCAGCCACCGCTGCCGCCGCAGCCCGGTCCGCCGCCCGGCATGCTCGGTGGCCCCGGCCCTGGCCCCGGCCCGCAGGGCCCGCAGGGTTACGGCATGCCTCCCGGCCTCCCGCCGCAGCCCGGCCCCGGTCCCGGCCCCGGCTGGCAGGGCAATCCGCAGCCGTTCCAGCCGCAGCACATGCTGGCCCCCGGGCAGCCCGGCCACTCGGTGAACGACCTCAACCTGCTCAAGCGGGCCCGCCGGGCGCCGCGCAGCGGCTGGCGCCGGGCCGTGCACAAGGCCTCCGGCGGCATGATCAACCCCGGCGAATCCTCCGCCGACCTGGTCTACCGCGAACTCTTCGACCGGGTGAACCAGCCGGTCCGCGGCGACTACCGGATCGCGATCCTCTCGCTCAAGGGCGGCGTCGGCAAGACCACGACCACCGTCGGCCTCGGCTCCACCTTCGCCTCCATGCGCGGCGACCGCGTGATCGCCATCGACGCCAACCCCGACCTCGGCACGCTCGCGCACCGGGTACCGCGGCAGACCCGCTCCACCGTCCGCAACCTGCTCGAAGACCAGCAAATCACCCGCTACTCGGACGTCAGGGCGCATACCTCGCAGGCCCCGAGCCGCCTCGAAGTGCTCGCCAGCGAACAGGACCCGGCCGTCTCCGAGGCGTTCAGCGAAGCCGATTACCGCAAGGCCATCGGCATCCTGCAGTCCTTCTACAACATCATCCTCACCGACTGCGGCACCGGCCTCATGCACTCCGCCATGGCGGGCGTCCTCGACATGGCCAGCTCCCTCGTCCTCGTCACCTCCCCCGCCATCGACGGCGCCCGCAGCGCCTCCGCCACCCTCGACTGGCTGGACCACCACGGGCACAGCAAACTCGTCGAGCGCACGGTCGTCGTCGTCAACGCCTCCCGCCGCGGCGCCTCCACCGTCGACCTCGACCAGCTCCGCCGCCTCTTCCTCGACCGCACCCGCGCCGTCCAGGTCGTCCCCTTCGACGACCACCTCGCCGAAGGGGCCGAAATCGACCTGGAGCTGGTCTCCAAGCCGACTCGGCGCGCGCTGCTCGAATTGGCCGCGATGGTCGCGGACGACTTCGGTTATGTTGCGGCGCAGCAGTATCGGCAGGGGCCGGGGTAG
- a CDS encoding ion transporter has product MSAGIPGPVPQEPEDYPRKPPALWTDFAMLVLAIVSVVLVVWITFFSVTPETHRVIVILDVSICAVFAVEFLWRWRRAGWPWTFPFVYWYEVLGMIPVTSPFFRAFRLLRIVVVLVRLARVADRAFGDRVTAAVLNRFVRTIVEVIKKPITMAVLDEVACALRTGHYTRNIAAALEENRSELDEMIVDLIKNDPQTRRVRYLPFHDDIIRLIADTTFRLTFQVLADPRTDELVADMIRENVDQIRRALADGVKVEPSAYGPTAAEYSVRHRTAHL; this is encoded by the coding sequence GTGTCCGCTGGCATTCCCGGTCCGGTTCCGCAGGAACCGGAGGACTATCCGCGCAAGCCGCCCGCGCTCTGGACCGATTTCGCCATGCTGGTGCTGGCGATCGTCTCGGTGGTGCTCGTCGTCTGGATCACCTTCTTCTCGGTGACCCCGGAGACGCACCGGGTGATCGTGATCCTGGACGTGAGCATCTGCGCGGTCTTCGCCGTCGAGTTTCTCTGGCGCTGGCGCCGCGCGGGCTGGCCGTGGACCTTCCCCTTCGTCTACTGGTACGAAGTGCTCGGCATGATCCCGGTGACCAGCCCGTTCTTCCGCGCCTTCCGGCTGCTGCGGATCGTGGTGGTGCTGGTCCGGCTGGCCAGGGTGGCCGACCGCGCCTTCGGCGACCGGGTCACCGCGGCGGTGCTGAACCGCTTCGTCCGCACCATCGTCGAGGTGATCAAGAAGCCGATCACGATGGCGGTGCTGGACGAGGTGGCCTGCGCGCTGCGCACCGGGCACTACACCCGCAATATCGCGGCCGCGCTGGAGGAGAACCGCTCCGAGCTGGACGAGATGATCGTCGACCTGATCAAGAACGACCCGCAGACCCGCCGGGTGCGCTACCTCCCGTTCCACGACGACATCATCCGGCTGATCGCCGACACCACCTTCCGGCTCACCTTCCAGGTGCTGGCCGACCCGCGCACCGACGAGCTGGTGGCCGACATGATCCGGGAGAACGTGGACCAGATCCGCCGGGCGCTGGCCGACGGCGTGAAGGTGGAGCCGTCGGCCTACGGGCCGACCGCCGCCGAGTACTCGGTGCGGCACCGGACCGCGCACCTGTAG
- a CDS encoding dienelactone hydrolase family protein gives MTDLDGGYLATPTGAGPFPGVVVLHDAFGVTSELRRVTDHIAANGYLAIGPRLYRRGLCVQQVFRGLLRDTGPVFDQIQRARDTLTARPDCTGRVGVIGFCMGGRFAIVTGGSGMFDAASVNYGLLYPGKPVDHLLTAPCPVVASYGDSDPYIPTADTERYRDALEAAGVRTDFKIYPGASHSFFQDYSGVPGLYMKVMGTTHDPDVSTDAWSRIFTFFSENLGR, from the coding sequence ATGACCGACCTCGACGGCGGCTACCTCGCCACCCCCACCGGCGCCGGCCCCTTCCCCGGCGTCGTCGTCCTGCACGACGCCTTCGGCGTCACCAGCGAACTCCGCCGCGTCACCGACCACATCGCCGCCAACGGCTACCTCGCCATCGGCCCCCGCCTCTACCGCCGCGGGCTCTGCGTCCAGCAGGTCTTCCGCGGGCTGCTCCGCGACACCGGCCCGGTCTTCGACCAGATCCAGCGTGCCCGCGACACCCTCACCGCCCGCCCCGACTGCACCGGCCGGGTCGGCGTCATCGGCTTCTGCATGGGTGGGCGCTTCGCCATCGTCACCGGCGGCAGCGGCATGTTCGACGCCGCCTCCGTGAACTACGGCCTGCTCTACCCCGGCAAGCCGGTCGACCACCTGCTCACCGCCCCGTGCCCGGTGGTCGCCAGCTACGGGGACAGTGATCCCTACATCCCCACCGCCGACACCGAGCGGTACCGGGACGCACTGGAAGCCGCGGGCGTCCGCACCGACTTCAAGATCTACCCCGGAGCCAGCCACTCCTTCTTCCAGGACTACTCCGGCGTGCCCGGCCTCTACATGAAGGTCATGGGCACCACCCACGACCCCGACGTCTCCACCGACGCCTGGTCCCGCATCTTCACCTTCTTCAGCGAGAATCTGGGTCGCTAG
- a CDS encoding DUF3558 domain-containing protein: MRGRFALFCALAVVPLVAGCDSGTEGSATPTSIAPEVLFDSCTLPDSVVAETGVNPDSKNDNPFGTSLSGWVGCQWRGDGYALRIFATDRTPEEFRANSSFGDFREADLPGRQATTFVEGDEKPPGNCSVMYGTSQGTVSFYISKAITLAELPDPCGTVVRAARAIDQWIPQ, from the coding sequence ATGCGGGGACGTTTCGCGCTCTTCTGCGCGCTGGCGGTGGTGCCGTTGGTCGCGGGGTGTGATTCGGGGACGGAGGGTTCGGCTACGCCCACTTCGATCGCACCCGAGGTGCTGTTCGATTCGTGCACTCTGCCCGACAGCGTTGTCGCGGAGACGGGGGTGAACCCGGACTCGAAAAACGACAACCCATTCGGGACGTCTCTCTCCGGCTGGGTCGGATGTCAATGGCGCGGAGACGGATACGCGCTTCGGATCTTCGCGACCGATAGAACTCCGGAAGAGTTTCGCGCGAACAGTTCGTTCGGTGACTTCCGCGAAGCGGATCTGCCGGGCCGACAAGCCACGACGTTCGTCGAAGGTGACGAGAAGCCGCCGGGCAATTGCAGCGTGATGTACGGGACCTCCCAAGGCACCGTCAGCTTCTACATCAGCAAGGCGATCACACTCGCCGAACTACCCGATCCCTGCGGCACCGTGGTGCGCGCGGCACGCGCGATCGATCAGTGGATCCCGCAGTGA
- a CDS encoding LysR family transcriptional regulator: protein MAPERLRVLRELADRGTIAAVAAALHSTPSAVSQQLKVLAREAGVPLLEPDGRRVRLTDAGRALVPRADEVLAALDRAAAEMARYRGTARGRVRVALFPSGAALLLPKVLAALADSAVDLIASDEDLPPTEVPRLLADYDVVLTHRDERAPSVAGPRVRAIPLMREPTDVVVAPGHRLAHRTAVDPAELADETWVSVRGGFPVDDVLRSIATVTGVQPRIAQRLNDFRVIESLVAAGYAIALMPRWAVAHPDLVPLRLSGVRAARRYELALRPQTEHTPAVAAVRTAFAAAARAVAGPDPLQSGADRPDPMELP, encoded by the coding sequence ATGGCCCCGGAACGGCTCCGGGTGCTGCGCGAACTCGCCGACCGCGGCACCATCGCGGCCGTCGCCGCCGCACTGCACAGCACACCGTCGGCGGTCTCGCAGCAACTCAAGGTGCTGGCCAGGGAGGCCGGGGTCCCGCTGCTGGAGCCGGACGGCCGCCGGGTCCGGCTCACCGACGCGGGCCGGGCCCTGGTGCCGCGCGCCGACGAGGTGCTGGCCGCGCTCGACCGCGCCGCCGCCGAGATGGCCCGCTACCGCGGCACCGCCCGCGGCCGGGTGCGGGTCGCGCTCTTCCCCTCCGGCGCCGCGCTGCTGCTGCCGAAGGTGCTCGCTGCGCTCGCCGACAGCGCCGTCGACCTGATCGCCAGCGACGAGGACCTGCCACCCACCGAGGTGCCGCGGCTGCTCGCCGACTACGACGTCGTCCTCACGCACCGCGACGAGCGCGCCCCCTCGGTCGCCGGCCCCCGGGTGCGCGCGATCCCGCTCATGCGCGAACCCACCGACGTGGTGGTCGCCCCCGGCCACCGGCTCGCCCACCGCACCGCCGTCGACCCCGCCGAACTCGCCGACGAGACCTGGGTGAGCGTGCGCGGCGGCTTCCCGGTCGACGACGTCCTCCGCTCGATCGCCACCGTCACCGGCGTCCAACCCCGGATCGCGCAACGGCTCAACGACTTCCGCGTCATCGAGAGCCTCGTCGCGGCCGGCTACGCCATCGCCCTCATGCCCCGCTGGGCGGTGGCCCACCCCGACCTGGTTCCCCTCCGCCTCAGCGGCGTCCGTGCCGCCCGCCGCTACGAACTCGCGCTGCGCCCGCAAACCGAACACACCCCCGCCGTCGCCGCCGTCCGCACCGCCTTCGCCGCCGCCGCCCGCGCCGTCGCCGGCCCCGACCCGCTACAGTCCGGAGCGGACCGCCCCGACCCGATGGAGCTCCCATGA
- a CDS encoding EamA family transporter — MTARDRLLGLTVVVLWGLNFLAIRVGLDHFPPFFFVALRFAVIAVPVLLFVPRPRVRGRWLLLYGGGFGIAQFAFLFTAMRIGMPTGLAALVLQSSAPFTVVLGALVARERLRPLQGAGIAAALGGMALIGWDQLPYAGLLPVLLTLAAGLGWAFGNIGTRLATTESPGVNPLHLTMWMAVIPPLPMLALSAAVEGPGAGWHALATSFSGAGLLALAGLAYIVVLGTLAGSGLWTYLMSRYPASAVAPYSLLVPVVGMSAAWVAFGERPSGLAVLGALVVIAGAGAATMVRRPVPLPATAPRPVGAGAA; from the coding sequence GTGACCGCTCGTGACCGCCTGCTCGGATTGACCGTCGTCGTGCTCTGGGGGCTGAACTTCCTGGCCATCCGGGTCGGCCTCGACCACTTCCCGCCCTTCTTCTTCGTCGCCCTCCGCTTCGCGGTGATCGCGGTGCCGGTGCTGCTGTTCGTGCCGCGCCCGCGGGTGCGGGGGCGCTGGCTGCTGCTCTACGGCGGCGGGTTCGGGATCGCGCAGTTCGCGTTCCTCTTCACCGCCATGCGGATCGGGATGCCGACGGGGCTGGCCGCCCTGGTGCTGCAATCGTCGGCGCCGTTCACGGTGGTGCTCGGCGCACTGGTCGCCAGGGAGCGGCTGCGACCGCTCCAGGGCGCGGGCATCGCGGCGGCGCTGGGCGGGATGGCGCTCATCGGCTGGGATCAGCTGCCGTACGCGGGGCTGCTGCCGGTGCTGCTCACGCTGGCGGCCGGGCTCGGGTGGGCCTTCGGCAATATCGGCACGCGGCTGGCGACCACGGAATCGCCCGGGGTGAACCCGCTGCACCTGACCATGTGGATGGCGGTGATTCCGCCGCTGCCGATGCTCGCGCTCTCGGCGGCGGTCGAGGGGCCGGGCGCCGGATGGCATGCGCTGGCGACGAGTTTCAGCGGTGCCGGGCTGCTCGCGCTGGCCGGGCTCGCCTATATCGTCGTGCTCGGCACGCTGGCGGGCTCGGGGCTGTGGACCTACCTGATGAGCCGCTACCCGGCGAGCGCGGTGGCGCCCTACTCGCTGCTGGTGCCGGTGGTCGGGATGAGCGCGGCGTGGGTGGCGTTCGGGGAACGGCCGAGCGGGCTCGCCGTGCTCGGCGCGCTGGTGGTGATCGCGGGCGCGGGCGCGGCGACCATGGTCCGGCGGCCGGTCCCCCTGCCCGCGACCGCCCCACGACCGGTCGGCGCGGGTGCGGCCTGA